The genomic region AACGCCAATGGTCTGAAGTATACCTTTGTCGTTACTGGGCCATATATCGACATGTACTTTACCCTGTCGCCTGATGTTATTGAAGCTGGAGGGTTTGACCataagaacaagaaggcGGTCTTGATTGATAATGGGGAGGGCAAGATTGGCTTTACAACTATGCCTGAGTAAGTTTCAATGAGATCACTCTCCAAGTCTTTCTAGAGCTGTAGCTAATGTTCTCTAGTGTTGGAAAAGCCGTAGTCgctgctcttcatcatcccgCAGAGTCTTTCAACCGTGCTCTGATCGTCCAATCCTTTGTCGTCAACTCTAAGCAGattctcaaggagcttgagaagcagaCGGGAGGTGAGCCATGGGAAGTTTCAAGCTACACTCTCGATGAGTTGAGGGAAGCAGAAAAGAAGGGGTGGGCCTCTGGAAATCCCAAGGCTGTTTCATATACCCTTCGGCGAATTTGGTCTGAGGGGGGCACGCTTTATGAGAAGACGGACAACAAGAGGATTGGACTCAAGGAGGAAGATCTAGAAACTCTGGAGGATGCTGTTAAGAGGGAACTTACGACTGGATACTGATCAAAACCATGTAGAGATCCCAAACATGTATATTTTGATTGCAAACGCTGAGCTTACTGAGCTCTTCGTATCTGAAGTCCATAGTGAAAACAAAAACAGTCCAGTCTCATCTAGGATTCATATGTTGTGAAACGCAAAGAATGAAAGCCTAGCTAGGATACAAAACCCCTTCGGTTGAGATGTACAAGAATTCGGATTCACTGAAATTAGCGTTTCTACTTATGTTCACATTGTTCATTTCTCAGATACCCATTCGATGTCGCATCACACCCCAATCTAAGGCCACCAAAGCCAGTTGATCTCCATGTCAGCAAGAGGGTTGCGAGGAAACCAGTCAGGGAGATATTCGCCCCATCCCCAGTAGTTTCCGGCCCCCATAGGATGATCGGCACACATTCGAATATTCATGACATCAACATCGGGAGGAAGGTCATTGGGATCCCACTCCATGGGTCCGAGACGACCGCATTTCTCCTTGGCCATGGGCCATTGATCGGCTATGGCTACGGTAGCGAGACCAGCCACGAGAAGGACTTGAGGCTTCATGTTGGCTCTGGGGTGAGATGTCAGCAAAAATCCGAAGATAGGTGGGAAATGCTTACGTCTTGAGATGCAAATGGTTGTGTTGATATGGTGGTTGGAATTATGGGTAATGAAGAAATAAGGTTAAAATAGAGGGTGAGACTGAGCACCAGAAATGAAAAAAGCTCGGGTATATAGCCTGCCACTTTGCCTATTCCGAAACGTGGCGCTTGTCCAAATGGTTTGGATGCCTAAAAGAAATGGTTGCGCTGACGCAAGCTAAGGAGAGGCGCAGCTTCGGCTCTGGGGATGACCTGACACAATGCGATATGAAGGATTATAATGTTGAATTCAGGGAATGAGCCCAGGGACTCGCTTGTAGCAGTCAGATAAGCTAACTCTAGCGACACAAGCGCCTCTTGATGGCCTGTCATTCGTGGTCTGGCGTATGCAGGCCGCTAAtttggtcttgatgctcCACCTGACAGCTTCAGAGCATGTGGCCTGGAGCAAGATGCAGGAGAACTGTGGTATTCCGAAGTGGATATGTGTTCATTGAGAATCAATAAAATCTCATGAATTGACCAGATTGTAGGTTTCATTATCCACCAGGCTTGAAAGAGACAAGTTCAGCAAGATACGAGTCATCGTGTGACTGACGACAAGGGTCATTTGCTGCGCCTCGAATCCTTCAGTCTACAATCATCCCCATGACTGGCTGAATTTACTTGGTCAAATACCTGGAAACCGTCGAGTTACAGATCGATCTATTGGTCAAAGTGGATGTCTTTGTCACAGCAGCCAGTCACGGCTTTAGAGGTTGATATTGCACCAACAGCCAAGCATTTAACAACAACCTCTTGAATGTCACGTAGGGCTGAAGACCACAACAGGGGTAAGGATTCAAGACTATCTGGCTTTTTGATAAATCCGGGAGTTTCCTTTTTCTGTCAAGTTGTACAGGTAGATGACCCGACGCATGGAGCTTATAGCAACGTGTCTAGACTATCCAGAGACTACTCAGGAAACTCATGCACAAGATCACCTTTACGGTAAGAATTTCAGGTCGTTGTGGGAAAACGACAACtactaatatctatatttagtGACTGAGAAAACCTAAAGCAGGTTTATAGTTTGTGCTAACTACATGGCTTCCTTCCCCGAGCAAGAAACAGTTGTTGTTCACCACCAATCTCTCTTGGTACTTGAGACGGCGCCGAGGTCAATTTCCACGCCCAATCTTCAAGTCCAGCCGTATCATATGAGCTCTTTACTTCACTCTCTTGAAATCCCATTCTACTAATCGCTCCCAGCGTCCGATTTTCTGTCTGAGCACTACTGCCCGCAGAACTTACCACCCAGTCAATGATAAGTAAAATTCCTCCCGGTCTCAGCCGTTTTGAGAGCTGCAATATCATGTTATCCGGGTCTTCgatatgatgaagagccatGCACATGACTACCACGTCAAAATCAAAGAATCCTGGCGTATCGATTTCCGGAGACGGCGTCAACTCGGGATCGATAAGATCGGCCTGAATAGCTCGCATTTTCGTCGAGGTATAGCCTGCTTTCAGTGCCATTTTGTTATACTGCTCTACCATTCCTGATGCTATATCCATGCCTCTCACTGTAGACATGAACGGTGCGAGTGCCTCGTAAAAATCAGTATATAGTTCAACAGTTAACGTCGTTAGGTCTTACCCGAGACGCGACGCCATCACCGCAGGCGTAATCTAACAGTTTTGTCGGCCTTGAAGATGGCGGCTTGATACCAATCCAGTCTATGTTCGCTCGTAGCTCTTTTGATATTTGATTACACAGCTCAATAATCCAAGGCCATCGAAATAGCGCTGGGGGGGCATTACTGACATAAGTTAGTCTTTGTGAGAAGCATACTAAGGAAAGGTTCATACTTGTAATGAGCCTTGTTATGTTCCCCCATTGACCTCGGGACTTCGTGAGATGGaccatggtgatgatgatgagtatGGTACTgcagatggtggtgatgatgatggcaatGGGGTACATCCTCCACAGGTTCCTGCTCCATTTTGACAAGAAGTTTAATAACGGAATTGCCAAGGTATATAGTGTATTCAATTCAAGTTTCACGATGTCCAAAACAGTCGAAGATGAGGTTTGCGAACAAAAGGCTAGGTATCTTGGTCTAGCGACACCAAAAGGGTTGGTAGGTGAGAACCCTGATGGACTCTTACATCAGTCTGTCAGAAGCCACACAACAGATGAGTTCGTATCACAAGAAGCGAGCTTGAGGATGCGTCACAGTTTCAAATTGACTCAATATTgatgtttttctttttccccaCAAACCTACGTGGTCATGACTGTTCCGTTTATTGCTACAGACAGGTCTCAGAAGCGCAATAATCTGCATCACTGCTTCGATGAAAACCAATGTAGTTAACGGGTATTGCTTCAACTTAACTACAGATGAAATGCCTTTGATATAACTGAGATACTGTTTGACGGGTCCCTTGGCTTCAGGCGAGTTATCAGCTGTTCGCACTTCGATCAAATCAAGGTCGCCTTCGCCTTTTGATCGCCAAAAGTTCCGCCGAAAATGGGAACTCAAAATGTGATTTCATGGTACGGATGAGCAATCGGAACGGGACATGAATCACACTTCTGTAATCGACTGGagccttcttttctccctAGGAAAGGCTATCGAGGCCTGCCGAAATCCTAACGAAAACAGAACAATCAATCCAGTCTTCCTGTTGCTGTACCTAATATCAAATATGGAGTGCTCCAGGGTATCCAACCAAGATATGGATAAAGGTGATTGTATACCGACAGGGGTATAGCATGATAAGCTCCAGCTGCTTATCAGACTTACTACCCCAATTTTCCCAAAACGATCGTTTTCTACCCCAACTGTCGTCCCTCAATCATGATTAACTTCCCCAATGCTACATGGGGTTCAGCGATCAGCAACGTCATATTGTAACAAGATAAACTGAACGGGGGAATGTATCACGTGTATTGGGGAGATAATGAACACAAATTCCTCATCGAATCATGACTTGAGCACGAGTGTTGACCTATCTCGAAGTCGAATCATTTTTCATTCTATCAGAAATCCTGCATCATGACTGGTTTAGCGCAAAGATACGAGATCAATGCTGATATGGGAGAAGGCTTCGGCCGATGGAAAATGGTAAGATTTCTCGCATGCTGTGTTTTGTTTCTAAGTTAATTAAGATTCAATAGGGCCCAGATGAGGAACTTATGCCTTTGATAGATGCAGCAAATATTGCATGTGGCTTCCACGCTGGtgatccatccatcatgctAAAGACAATTCGTCTCTGCAAGCAACATGGTGTCAAAGCTGGTGCTCATCCCGGCTTACAAGAcctctttggctttggacGCCGAAAAATGGAAATCGACCCCAAGGACATGTATGCGATGGTCTTGTATCAGGTTGGAGCTCTCAAGGCTATGTTGGACGCCGAAGGTGTTGAGTTGTCTCACATAAAACCTCACGGAGAACTCTTCTTCTACATGCAAAGAGACAAGGGGATAATGAGAGCTGTACTAGAAGCTTGTGCAACTTTCAAAGTGCCGGTATACGCCTGCCAGAACCCGGAACAGGAGGCCATGTGTAACGAGATGGGCGTTCCGTTTCAAGGAGAGGTCTATGTTGATATAGACTACTCGCCAGAGGGAAGACTTGTCCCTTTTGCGCAATCTCACCCTGTAACACCGGAGTTGTGTCATGAGCGGGCGTTTGGTGCGGCCATGAAGGACACAGGGAAGGACATCAATGGGGATCCGTTCAGCTTTGGGTTCAAGGGGAAGCCGTTCAGCATATGTCTGCATTCTGATTCGCCGACTGTGTTGGAAAATGCGAAGCTGGTTCGGCAGGCAGTGGATGAAGCGAACCGAAAGAAGTTTTCTTCACAGAATACCAATGGTCATAGATTGTAGACATTATCTCAAGAGGATGGGTACAGAAGGAAACCTGGTTTTCATAGAAATTGAAAGCCATGTGACAAATTCAGCTCACATGATTTTGAAGGCCTGATAACGTCCAGTATTTACTCTTGAAATGCTACCAATCTACTGTCGGGACTTGAATCTTTACTGTGTTTAAGCAACAGATCGGGAGAAGTACCGACAACATGGCAGTCTGACACACCTCCAAGTGAGAACTTGACTCGTTCCTCGCTAAGAATGTCAATAAGATGGTCAGAAGTTCAGACCACTCAATCTGTCCCCAAAGAATGCCGGTCCTGGTCACACATGACGAGCTATCAATGCGGGGATGGTAGCTTAGCTCCTAGCTCCCCCTGTCCCTCATATCAAGGGTCGCGCGATAAGAGTCGAAAGGTTGGGGTAGAAATAGGTTGTCTAGATTACCTATCGCAAGCCACTTCGTCTAGTAAGTGATAGTAAGGTAGTATAAATCATATAGATGTCTCGATGATCTGCATTGCTGTGATGCTTTAAGACAAGGTGCAGTCTTTACGTACTTTTTTTTCTCAAAATCCACAGAATTCTCATTGCTGTCCCTATTGTCTTATTGATATTTACTTCGTAATCAAATACCAGTGCAATGACTTCTGGAGTCGCCATTCCTGGAACTGTCCAGCTCGTCGATGTCCAAGGCATCTTCAACGTGAAGCATGGCCAGCAATCACGCGACATCGTCCTCGTTCCGCAGCCCACTGACGACCCCGATGATCCTCTTCGCTGGAGTATCCCTCGAAAGACAAGGAATATCATCTGCGCCATGGTATGGTGCTTCTTCGTGGCCGCTATGATTTCTGGTCTGTCACCAGCATATATCCTGATCGAGAAAGACACTGGTATTTCGATCGCAGACCTGAGTACCGGCAACGGAATtctgtttcttttccttggtTGGGGGACGATGATTACCCAATGTGTTGCTCTTGCATATGGTCGACGCTTCACTCTTATTGTTTCTGTCATTCTTACTACTGGAATCACTCTTTGGACTGCGTTCATCAAATCGAGAGGCGAGTTCTTCACCAATCGAGTTCTGCTTGGTATCTGTGCTTCGCCCCAAGAGACTCTCATCGAAGTCATTATTGGAGACATCTTCTTTGCGCATGATCGAGGCTTCTACATGGGTGCCTATAGTTGGACTCTATGGTGTGGCGCGTTCCTTGCACCCGTTGCATCTGGCTATGTTGCCCAGGAACTCGGCTGGCGATGGATCCAGTATATCCTCGCCATAATCGGAGGAAGCGTCGCTATCATCACCTTTTTCCTGTTTGAGGAGACCATGTTCTACCGCCATCACGACGTCGGAAATCTTTCTGATACAGCTGCGCTCGACCCAGCTACCATCAAAGCCTCTGCGACAGTCGGAAAAGACATCGAGACTCCATCAGAGAAGCAAAACCCTTCAGTCCAAGACGAGAAGTCCACATCAAGATCTATGGAGGCAACGGCGTATACATCAGGTGAGAGCGAAAAGACCTATATGGGGAAGCTCAAGGTCTGGGGTTATCGCGACTCGCGACAGCCTAGCaccttcaagctcttcttccttcccaTCCGTCTGCTCTTTTCGTTCCCCGGTATTGGCTTTGGTGGTCTTCTCGTGGGTGGGATTCTCGCCTGGTACAACGTTGTTGGAGGTTCTCTGGCTCTGATCCTGGGCAATCCTCCTTACAACTTTAGCGCCAACAACATTGGACTCACGTACCTTGCTTCTGTTGTCGGTGTCACTGTCGGATGCTTCCTTTCTGGTTGGATGTCAGATGCTCTGGCCTTGTTCCTTGCCCGTCGTAATGGAGGTGTCATGGAACCCGAGCAGCGTCTTTGGACTTGTCTGGTCGCGCTTGTCATGCATCCGGCGGGCTGTCTGTTGTATGGCGTTGGCGCTTCGTATCACATCCACTGGTTTGGAGTTGTCTTTGGCCTCGGGTTGATCTGCGTAACTCTTCCCATGGGCTCTAATCTCGCTTTCACTTATATCCTTGACACTTACAAGGAGGTCGCTGGCGAAGGTCTTGTATCGACCATCTTGATTCGTAACATGATGGGTATGTACACAGTTCAATCGCCATATCTTCACTAATAACACTACCCAGGTTTCGCGTTTGGGTACGCTGTGGTTCCAATGATCGAGAACCTTGGACTTCGCGatgccttcatcctcatagCTGTGTTGGGAGAGGCTGTCTGGTGCACTGCGATCATGATGATATATGTTGGCAAGCCTCTGAGAAGATGGACCGCGCATTCTTATTGGAATCTGATTGAGCATTACGGTGCGACTGCTCATTGATCTTGTCCCTCAGTTACTAAGCTCCAGTGGTAGAAAAGCAGAGACTTGGTGTCATCCGGTCAAGCAGTCTATTTCTTCTAGATAGTTTGAACCAAATCATTACATCTTTGATTGAGCATCATCGCATCGCGATCGCAATTGCTAAAATTGAAGCCTGATACGTACCAGCCATTCCTGAAGTCCCATGTAAATACTGGCATGATATCCGTCCTCTGCATTTGGTCTCCCATACTTACTTGACTGTGTACGTGGCAGTACGGATTTCAGTATCTTTCAGCTCCAAAAGTTTAGCCTGTTACCAAATATTTCCGGAATAGCCTCTATAGGTCATCACAACACTTTTACATCCGTATCTCCTGTGGCCTCAATGAGCTCACTGACATGGGGATCCTGTTACACCTCCCAATTTCTACCCCGATGGCTTGCCTTATTAAGAACACCAATCCCGTGTGCCCGAATTCTTGCCTGTTTTGATCACCCCGCGTTGGGGTAGATAAGCTATCGAGATAGTGCATCCTAACCTGGAGGTGGAGAGGTTATCCCCAGTTTTGATAACACCTCCAAGCTGCTGTTCATCAACTCATACGTTCGTtccatgttcttgatcagtTCATAATGAGTCCAATTTTTCGGACATTTACCCAAAAGTTACCTTTATTCTCACATCTGTCTTCTCATACGTTGTTCTTTTAGCAACTCCAATTCGCCACAGTTACAGTCATGGGTTCACTTGACTTACATCCACTACAGCACATTCGCAAGGTGTTGATAGCGAATCGCGGCGAGATTGCTGTTCGCTGCATAAATGCTTGTCGAAAACTTGGACTCCATGTTGTCTCGGTGTTTACCAACGCAGATGCAACTTCTCTGCATGTGAAGT from Fusarium fujikuroi IMI 58289 draft genome, chromosome FFUJ_chr04 harbors:
- a CDS encoding related to phenylcoumaran benzylic ether reductase, which produces MAEFQPKSILIFGATGNIGRYITNAIANAQPAFDQVAIFTSEDTVTRKPELIKELKSKAVKIITGDVNNTEDVKRAYQGVDTVISAVGRNVIETQIELFKVAAESGSVKWFFPSEYGTDIEYGPQSASEKPHQLKLKVRKYIRENANGLKYTFVVTGPYIDMYFTLSPDVIEAGGFDHKNKKAVLIDNGEGKIGFTTMPDVGKAVVAALHHPAESFNRALIVQSFVVNSKQILKELEKQTGGEPWEVSSYTLDELREAEKKGWASGNPKAVSYTLRRIWSEGGTLYEKTDNKRIGLKEEDLETLEDAVKRELTTGY
- a CDS encoding related to Lactam utilization protein lamB, with protein sequence MTGLAQRYEINADMGEGFGRWKMGPDEELMPLIDAANIACGFHAGDPSIMLKTIRLCKQHGVKAGAHPGLQDLFGFGRRKMEIDPKDMYAMVLYQVGALKAMLDAEGVELSHIKPHGELFFYMQRDKGIMRAVLEACATFKVPVYACQNPEQEAMCNEMGVPFQGEVYVDIDYSPEGRLVPFAQSHPVTPELCHERAFGAAMKDTGKDINGDPFSFGFKGKPFSICLHSDSPTVLENAKLVRQAVDEANRKKFSSQNTNGHRL
- a CDS encoding related to HOL1, putative substrate-H+ antiporter; its protein translation is MTSGVAIPGTVQLVDVQGIFNVKHGQQSRDIVLVPQPTDDPDDPLRWSIPRKTRNIICAMVWCFFVAAMISGLSPAYILIEKDTGISIADLSTGNGILFLFLGWGTMITQCVALAYGRRFTLIVSVILTTGITLWTAFIKSRGEFFTNRVLLGICASPQETLIEVIIGDIFFAHDRGFYMGAYSWTLWCGAFLAPVASGYVAQELGWRWIQYILAIIGGSVAIITFFLFEETMFYRHHDVGNLSDTAALDPATIKASATVGKDIETPSEKQNPSVQDEKSTSRSMEATAYTSGESEKTYMGKLKVWGYRDSRQPSTFKLFFLPIRLLFSFPGIGFGGLLVGGILAWYNVVGGSLALILGNPPYNFSANNIGLTYLASVVGVTVGCFLSGWMSDALALFLARRNGGVMEPEQRLWTCLVALVMHPAGCLLYGVGASYHIHWFGVVFGLGLICVTLPMGSNLAFTYILDTYKEVAGEGLVSTILIRNMMGFAFGYAVVPMIENLGLRDAFILIAVLGEAVWCTAIMMIYVGKPLRRWTAHSYWNLIEHYGATAH